In Actinomadura luteofluorescens, the sequence GGGGAGACGCCCGAACAGGCCGTCTTGCGGGAGGTCTTCGAAGAGACCGGCCTGCGCACCGCCTCGGTGGTCGGGCCACTCGGCGTGGAAGACAAGCCCCATCCCGACACCGGCCGGCCGCGCAGGACCACCTATCTCCATCTTCATGTGCCCGCCACCACCGCGGACGCGTGGAACCACGAGGTATGCGGCGATGGAGACGACGCCGGCCTGGCCTTCGCCTGTCGTTTCCTGCCGCTGCCGCTCACACGCCCCCTGGCAGATGATCAAGACGCCTGGCTGGGCCGCATCGACCCCCGATGGGCCACCACGACCCACGACCGGCGGTGACCACCGCCGCCCAGCGCGGGGTTGTCGTCCTTCCCGGCGCGCGGGGCGCCGAGCTGGTAGAAGGACCCGACGGCCTCATCCTTGAGCCCCTGCAACCTGTCGACGAATTCGGCCAGGCGTCGCAGGGTGGTCCGGCGGTCGGCCCAGAAGTGGGTGACCGCCGAGATCAGCTGTCCGAGGATGAAGCTGAACAGCGAGACCCGTAACTCGAAGAGCGCCCACATCACGGCGACGATCAGCGCCGTGCAGGCGGTGTACGACGCGACGTGCCGCAGACATGCCAGGCGCCCCTTCCACATGTGGACGCCGTGCAGTCCCTTGTCCCTGGACTGGGCCTGGGGCTGGACCCAGTGGTCGGCGACGTTGTGCGTGACGAGCATGGAAACCAGCACGACCACGAAGGTCAGGGCGGCAACTATGTAATCCGTAGACATGTCGACCTCACGGTGTTTCAGTTACTGGCCCAGGGGACCCGGGCGACCGGCACCGAGCGCCGGATAATCGTTACCGTTTCACAGGCGGCACCGGACAGGCAGCCGCTCGCCGCCACGCATGCGCTTCAGGGAGCCTCCATCACCGGAGCGGCACGCCCACGCCGCCTCGGACCCCGGGCGCCACCTGCCGGGACCGGTGAGCGCGGCGATTCAGAAAGTCGACATTTCGGACTCGGTCCGAGGGGCCCGTCAGCGGCCGCGCAGGGGTCTCTGGGACGGACGGCGACCCCGCGTCCCAACCCGGCCGCGGGCGTCACAGCGCCGGCGCCGAAACTGCCAGGATTGGTTGCGTTCGACGCGGAACCAATCCGGCGTCGCAAGCATCACATAAGGCGAGAAAGGTGCAACGGCCCCCGACAGTCTCTCACTGCGGTACCTTGCACGCTCCCCCCATTTCCAAGCATGGAGGAATACATGCGGCGTGTCGCCATCGTGACCGTCCTCTCCGGCGCCCTGGCCGCCGGTGTCCTCGCCGCGGGCCCGGCCGCGCAGGCGGAGACCAAGCCCGCCGACAAGCTCGGCAAGGAGGTGACCAGCACCAGCCAGCAGCCGATCTCCAAGAAGCAGCTCATCGCCGAGGCCCAGAGCATGGGCCAGCCGCTGACCGCCAAGGAGAAGGCCTCGGTCCAGGCGGCCACGTACTGCCGCACCATCCAGTACACCCGCGGCCGGAAGGCCTCCAACGGCAAGTGGATCATCGCGGTCACCAGCCGCCTCTACTGGTGCTACAACGGCTACTCCGTCCGCTCCTACCGGGCCAACCTGAAGGCCTACACCTACAACAAGTACAAGTGGGTGTGGAAGGGCTGGAAGGTGAAGAAGGCCACCCACCCCAGCAACTGGGCCTACGTGACGACCTACGCCCAGGGCGCGTTCTACTACACGGGGAACCGCTACACCTACAAGCCGTACGTCATCCTCCGCGGCTACAAGAACGGCGCCTACAAGTGGAAGGTCGGCGGCTGAGCCTGCCGGACCGAAGCGAGACCTCACCGTGAGCCGCCGCTCCATTCGCCGGCATCGGGAAGCCACCGCACCGGGGCCGACCCAGGCGGCGGAGCCGGCGCCATGGTGACGAACGCAGATCACGCGGGCTGATTCACAGGCCGAACACGGCCCGCACAGAGTGATCACCGGAAGCTCCTGGTCGGCCGGGGTGTGCGCACACCTCGGCCACCAGGAGCTTTCTGCTGTTCCGCCGCAGGCTCCGAGCCCTGCGGCGCGCGGCGCCAGGACGATGTGCTCGCGCGCCTCGGGTGGCCCAGACCCATCGCGCGAACGGCGTCACGGTTCATTCGCGCGGACGCTTGCGGTCGACTATGCCGGCGCGTCCGACGACCGCAGCCGATCGGCCAGAAGCCCCTGGAAACGCGGGCACGTCATGATGTCGTCGTGCGGGCATTCGCCCTCGATCATGTCCAGGGCGGCCTGCGCCCGGGCGATCCGCACCAGCAGCCTCTCGCGGTGCCGAACCGTCACCTCATGGCGCTCCGACGTGGACCGGGCGTCCAGCATCGTCCGGATGTCCGCGAGGCCGAAACCCGCCTCCTTGGAGATCAGGATCGCCGCGACCCGGTGCACGTCGGCGTCGCCGTAGCGGCGCCGGTCGCCGGCGCGGGCCGGTGCCAGCAGCCCCTCCGCCTCCCAGTACCGCAGCACGTGCGTCGGCAGCCCGAACTGCGCCGCCACTTCGCCGATTGACTTCATGTCGACATTAAGTCGCACAATGGCGGCCATGTCCAAGCTGCTCGCCGTCCTCGACGCCTTCGACGACCTGCCCCAAGCCCGCCACCTGCGAGAACGCACCTACGAAGGGCTGGGCGACACGGTGGTCGACGTCGGCTGCGGGAGCGGCCGCGCCGTCGGCGAGCTGGCCGCGCGCGGGGCGCGGTCCATCGGCGTCGACCTGGACCCCGCCATGATCGAGATCGCCGCCGGACGCCGGCCCGCGAGCGAGTTCCACGTCGCCGACGCCACCGCGCTGCCCCTCGCCGACGGCTCCGTCACCGGCTACCGCGCCGACAAGGTCCTGCACGCCCTCGCCGAACCCGGGCAGGCCGTCGCCGAGGCCCGGCGGGTCCTGGCCTCCCACGGCCGCGCGGTGCTCATCGGCCAGGACTGGGACACGCTCGTCATCGACTCCGACGACCCCGAACTCACGCGCTCCCTCGTCCACGCCCGCGCGGACGCCCTGCCGCACCCGCGCGTCGCCCGCCGCTACCGGAACCTCCTGCTGGACAACGGATTCACCGACGTCACCGTCGAGGTCCACACGATCGTGTGGACGGACGCCGCATGCCTGCCGGTCCTCGCCGGCATCGGAGGAGAGGGCGCCTGGTTCGACGACCAGGTCGCCAGGGCACGCGACGACCGCCTGTTCGTCGCCATCCCGTTCTTCGTCGCCTCAGGCCGCCGCACCACCTGAACCCCCGGCTCACCACCGGCCAGGGCAGTTCACGGCACGAACCTTCGAGCGGCGCGGGGGCGGCGCCGGCGTCCTGGTGCTCTCACGCGCGTGGACCACACCGTCGCTGACCTGCGGGATCACAACCGCCACTTGCCGTTCGCGGTGAAACCACGACGGTCTTCTTCGCAACACACCTTAGGGGTATTACGACAAACGAAAGGGGCCGACAATGGCCTTCCTACTTTTCGTGGCCTTCCTGCTGGGCCTCGCGGCAGCATGGCAGACGACGACGGCGGTCAAGTGGATCGTCGCCGTCGTGATCGCGATCTGTGCGTTGGCGGCAGGGGGCTTCCTGACGCTCATGGCGCCCGCCTGCGGCCTGGCGGGGTACGCGACGGTCCGGGCCGGGCAGAAGATCCACGCGTTTCTCACCGAGGACCGCGAGAACAAGAGCGTGACGGCCGCCATCAAGGCCTACGCGAAGAAGCACAAGTTCATCGCGTTCGTCGTGTGCGTCGCGGCGTTCGTACTCGTACGCAGGCTGCTGGGGCTCTGAGCCCCAGCGGACCTCCAGGTGTTCCGGCGGGTCCTCCCGCCGGAACACCCTTCCTCCGACCGAGTTCACACGGGAGATGGGCGCGTTCCTACAACCGTGACGGAGGTGTGGGCAGCCAGTCCGCATGGCGGCTCTTCAGGCCGTCACGCTCCCGAACGCTCGGAGCGATCACATCGGCTCCGCCGTCATAAGGGTGATAGAGCCACCGGAGATCCAGCGGACTGATGATCACATGGCCGAGCTCGTCGTCGGCCACGCACCGCAGGAGCGGATCCAGCGCCGTGCGACGAAGGGGAGCCGTACCGACCCGCAGCGTCAGCGGTATCTCGACGTACGGGTGTTCATCGGGATCGATCGTCAGCCATGGAACCGCACCGGCGTGAGTTCGCGGGCCGGCGGAAGCCTGGACGGGCGCGTCCGCGAAGTATCCGGCGATCACATAGACGCCCTCGTCCGCCCCGAGCTCGGCGAGGACGCGGTGATGGCGATCCAGGATCGTCTCGTACTCCTGCTCCGTCTCGGCATACCGCTTGGAGTCGGGCAGGCTGTGAAACCGCACCCAGCGATCGGGATGCCGTGCGCTCAGGGCGCACCCGATCGGCGCGCCGCCCCATCGCGTGCGCCACAAAGCGGTCAGCGACTTCACCTCGTCCTCGGTCACGATTCCCCACCTCCAGCAGCGATAGATCGTTTTTCGACAATTCAGTTATCTGCTCGCATGCCTTTGTGACTCCTGCGATGCGAAACGCGCCCTGCACGTCCGGATCGCTGGGTGAGCTCAGCGCGGGCACACGCTTAGGCCGCTAGATCGTCAGCCGTTCAAACCGCGTGATGGCCTGGCCCGCAGTCGATCGGCCGGCCGGTATCGAAGGGGCCGTCTCCTTGGCGCGGTCGCCCGCAATCACCGGCTGGGTCCTACACGGCCGGGGGAAGTGGCGGTAGCGGTAGCGGCAGCCCTGGTAGGCCGTCGATGCTGGCCGCGACGTGCTCCTTCTTTTGGAAGTACGCGTCGAGCGACTCGTCGGTCTCGCGCGCGAAGCGCGATGCGTGCAGCGGACGGTCCTCTTCGTAGGTCATGAACGGGACGGCGTACCCGCAGGTGTCGCGGATCTTCTCGGCGGTCACCACGATGATCGCTCGCAGGCCGTGCAGGGTCGGGTCGATGTCAGGGAAATGGCCCATCAGTTCGCTCCAGCGCACGTCGTCGCGGAAGACCGGCTCTCCGCGGCCGTGCACGCGCACGATGTTGGGCGGACCGTCGAAGGCGCACCACATCAGCGTGATGCGGCCATTCTCGCGCAGATGGGCGATGGTCTCGGCATTGCTGCCGGCGAAATCGAGGTAGGCGACGGTGAGCTCGTCGAGCACGGCGAACGAGCCGTTGAGCCCCTTGGGCGAAAGGTTGACGGTACCGTCGCCGTCCAGCGGCGCCGTCGCGGTGAAGAAGATGTGCTGCGCCTCGATGAAGGTGCGCAGCCTGCCGTCTATCCGCTCGTAGCTCTTTCCCATAGACCGAGTATGACGGCGAGGCGAAATCTCCTACCGAGCGGTCCGGCTTGCCTCTTGCTGTACGCCGAACGCAGGTGGGCCCGAACCACCAGCCGTCGCGATGCGGCGGGCCGTGCTCGACAAGCCGACCCAGTCGGACAGGCCTTGTCCAATGAAGTACGGCAACGGCTGACTTTCCGCTGCTCCTCAGCTGCGCTGTGGCGATCGTAGGTCTGGGACGCGGAACGCTCCGCTACGGGTCACACGAGCAAGATCCGCACCAGCCAGGATCCGTGTCCCGGTGTATCGCGGGCGTATCGGGAATCGCATACGCCCCCGCAACCCGCTTCGGTCTTCAGTGGCGGCACGGACCACAGCGGTCCGCGCCGCGGGCATGGTCCCCGGCAGAAGACGAACAGGGCAGGGGAGAAGGCTGTGGCCGATAACGGAGAACTGGACCGGCGCTCGCTGATCCGGGGCGCCGCCGTGGTGGCCGGTGCCGCCGCGGCCGCGCCGCTGCTGGGCGGGGCGGCCACGGCACGAGCCGACGGCGGTGACGCGGACGCGTTGTTCAAGGCCGGCAAGTTCGAGCAGGCCGGACGCGCGTATGAGGAGATCCTGAAGAAGGACCCCACGAACCTGCGCGCGGCCCGCCAGCGCGGCTACGTCGGGCTACTGGGCAACAAGTTCCCCGAGGCTGAGAAATACCTCAACATGGCCCTTGAGTTGGCGCCCGACGACAAGGAGACCAACCAGTTCTTGGGCGACTGCTACATCCGGCAGAACAAATTCGCTCTCGCCGCACCACGCTGGAAGGCGGCCGGCGAGGAAGGTTACGCCCGATGGTTCGCGGCAATCCGCGGCGAGGCGAACCAGATTCACGGCGACATCGGCCGTGTGCCATGGAAGCAGACGGATCCGTCACCGGTGGTGGAGGCCTCGGTCAACGGCGGACCGCCGAAGCGCTTCACGTTCTACACCGGAGCCCCGAACCTGAGCTTGACCGCGTCGGCGGCCAAGGAAGCCGGGCTGAGCCCCGTCTACAAGGAGAAGTCCGAATTCGAAGGCCTCACCATATGGGTGTACTACGGGGTGTTGGACTCCTTCAATCTGGGCGGCCTCGAACTCCGCAACGTCCCCGTGGGCTGGTCGGCGACGGAGACGGGCGAAGACGTCGACACCGAAAACGACGGCATGATCGGCACGTGGGTCTTCTACCACCTGCTGACCACCTTCGACTACGCGGGCCGGTCGCTGATCCTGCGCCGCCCGACCGCCCAAGCGGCCAGGAAGGTACGCGCCGACGCCGCACGGGCGGGCGCCAAACCACTGCCACTGTGGCTGTCCCGCGACCACGATCTCAGCAGCACGGGCAGCATCGCCGGCTCCGGCCTACGGGTGATGGGCGTGAACTTCGGCGGAATCAGCGGCGAGGCCACCGCGGGCATGCCCGGGGAGGTGGCCGAGCAGTTGGGCGTCCGCACCGACTACGACCGCCCCTTCGAGACTGCCGCCCACAGCCATCCCACCGTCACCTACCCCTGCTACCCCAAGGAGATCCGCCTCGGCGACGCCGTCGCCAACGACGTCTATTGCGAAATGGACCCGAACATGCCGGTCAACGTGCCCTGGCCCTACGGGCCGGGATTCGACGCGATCGGCCACTTCTCTCACTGTTTCTTCAAGCCCTACAACATCACCGTCGACTTCACCAACATGAACCTCTACATCGCCCGCGGCAAGGCCGCCTGATCACTGCCGGTGCGAGAGCCATGGGAACCGACGGACTGATGGGGGACCTTCCCGGCTTCATGGCGCTGCGCTGGCAAGGATCGGCGGGCCTCGCGTCCGACGTGGACGTCCCACTGCGCTGAACGTGTCATCGCGGACGGACTCGCCGTCCTCGTCCAGGCCGACCAGGAGGACGAGGGCGGCGCACGCGGGCCGGGGCTGACGGGCAGGAACAAGGAGGGCCCAGGCTCATGAACCCGAGCCGCGGCCAGGCGCCCGGCTGACGATGCCTCCTGAACTGGGCCTTCTGCGTGGAGTGGGTGACGGGAATCGAAACCGCGTTGCCGGCTTCGTCTGACGCTTCCTGCCCACCGCGTAGCGTCAGCCGAATGAACGAGGCAGTCCTTGACGAGGTCACTGCGCTGTGGGCCGAACACCTCAGCGCATCCTGGCCTGAAGAGCTGTACAAGGCCGATGACAGTGACGGCGATGTGGTCGAGATTGATGGCGCGATGGCTGGCTGCATCTCGTCCTATCTGCAGGGACGTGGGGTGCTCGATGTGAAGCGGGCCCGCATCATCCAGGCTTGCGCTTGCGACCTCCAAAAGGTCCTTCCCCGCTTGCGCGGCGACGGTGCACATTATGTTCGCCGTCTCATCCGCATGGCGGAGCTGATTGGTCGGTCGCAAGAAGCCGGCACCTCAAGCTCCTGACCCGCTGCCCATCAGAAGGTGCCATATGAACCGAGCTGAGCTGGGAGACCCGGCGAGGCCGACCCTGTCGGCTGGTTACTGAGGCGGGGCGGGCTTCCGGTCAGCATCGTCCAAGAGCGGCCCCCCGCGAGGAGGGCCGCCGGTGTTCACGGCCGCGAGGGCCGTGTCTCACTTCTCCGGGAGTACCGCCTCGGCCTCCTCAGCGGCCTCCTCGGGGGACTTGCCTGCGTCCAGAGCTGCCGTGTAGATCCGGTCGCTCTTGGCGAGGAGCTTCAGTCGCCTCTCGGACTCTGCTTGACTTTCGGACATCACGCCCTCCTGGTTTGCGGAAGAACCTGCGCGTTCATGCGACAGGTCGAAGGAGACCGTCCGCGCTCGCCCGCCTTCCGCACACACGCTCGTGGCGTGTCCCTCCCCTGAGATCGTGTTGCGCCACTTCGGCCCTGAGCTGGGACGTTGAAGCCCTCCGCGCTTCTGCCATCCGAGGTTGGACCGTGATCGGGGCGAGGCCGTCGTCGGCGCCGTGCCGCCGCCAGGCCGGCGTGGCCTTCCCAACGCGTCAGCGCCCTGCACCGTCACGGCTCTCCAACGCGGCTATCCTGCGCCCGTGGAACTGCGCTTCGAGACGCGCCGGTCCGACTCGCCGTGGGTCGACACCGTGTGGACCTGCACGAACGAGCAGGTCACGACGATGACGTCCGTCGCAGGGGTGCGCTGGGGCCTGGTGTTCTGGGAGCAGGACGGCCGGGCGTACGCGGGAATCACCGGTCCCGAAACCCGGACCGGCACAGTGCCCGTGCCAGAAGGTGCGACCTTCACCGGCATCGATTTCGCCGTGGGCACCTCGTTGCGGGCCGTGCCCACGGCGGCGCTGGTCGACGGCGGCATCGAGCTGCCCGACACCACGCACCGGACGTTCCGGCTGGACGGCGAGCGCTGGGAGAAGCCCGGCCCCGACGACGCCGAGGGCCTCGTCGAGCGTCTCGTCCGGACCGGCATCGTCGTCCGCGACCCGCTCGTCACCGACGTCCTGCGGGGTCACCGCCCGGCCGTCTCAGGGCGCACGATCGAACGCCGGTTCCGTGCCGTGACCGGGCTGACGCGCGGCGGCGTCCGGCAGATCGAGCGCGCCCGCAAGGCGGCGGAGCTGCTCGCGGTCGGCGAACCGGCCGCCGACGTCGTCACCAAGCTCGACTACTTCGACGAGTCGCACCTGGCCCGGGCGCTGCGCTCCTACGTCGGACGCACCGCCGGGCAGTTGCGCGAGGGCGCCGGCGGCGCGATCGCCCTCGACCTGGATCAGCGCTTGACGTCGTAGACGAGCTTCAGGATCCCGTTCGAGTAGCTCTCCGACTCCCGTAGCGTCAGCATCTGCTTGTCGCGGTCGGCCCGGTCGAACAGGCTCTTCCCGGCACCGAGCAGGACGGGGAAGACGAGCAGGTTGTACTGGTCGATCAGACCCGCCTCCGACAGCCGCCGTGCCAGCTCCGCGCTCCCGTGGATGAAGATCGCGCCGCCCTCGCCCTCCTTGAGCGCGGCGACGTCCTCGGTCGAGCGCAGGATCGTCGTCGGCCCCCACCCGTCGACGAGAGCGTCATCGGACAGCGTCGTCGACACCACGTACTTGGGCAGTTCCTTGTAGTCGGCGTGGTCCTCCGAACCGGGCCAGACCTTCGCGAACGCCTCGTAGCTGCGGCGGCCGAACATCAGCGCCGTCGTGTCGGCGAGCTCCTCACCCTTCAGCGACCAGGCTTCCGGGACGAACTCAAGGTCCTTGAACACCCAGCCGCCGCTGCGGTGCTCCTCCCCCGGCCCGCCGCCAGGCGAGTCCACGACACCGTCGAGCGACATGAAACCGGTGTAGACCAGGTCACGCATTGTTGTCTCCTCATGTTCGGGCGAACC encodes:
- a CDS encoding dihydrofolate reductase family protein, with amino-acid sequence MRDLVYTGFMSLDGVVDSPGGGPGEEHRSGGWVFKDLEFVPEAWSLKGEELADTTALMFGRRSYEAFAKVWPGSEDHADYKELPKYVVSTTLSDDALVDGWGPTTILRSTEDVAALKEGEGGAIFIHGSAELARRLSEAGLIDQYNLLVFPVLLGAGKSLFDRADRDKQMLTLRESESYSNGILKLVYDVKR
- a CDS encoding pyridoxamine 5'-phosphate oxidase family protein — translated: MGKSYERIDGRLRTFIEAQHIFFTATAPLDGDGTVNLSPKGLNGSFAVLDELTVAYLDFAGSNAETIAHLRENGRITLMWCAFDGPPNIVRVHGRGEPVFRDDVRWSELMGHFPDIDPTLHGLRAIIVVTAEKIRDTCGYAVPFMTYEEDRPLHASRFARETDESLDAYFQKKEHVAASIDGLPGLPLPLPPLPPAV
- a CDS encoding NUDIX hydrolase, coding for MIRHRPGPELLVFDHVGLPQAGTQVPAGGVQPGETPEQAVLREVFEETGLRTASVVGPLGVEDKPHPDTGRPRRTTYLHLHVPATTADAWNHEVCGDGDDAGLAFACRFLPLPLTRPLADDQDAWLGRIDPRWATTTHDRR
- a CDS encoding aspartyl protease family protein; the protein is MADNGELDRRSLIRGAAVVAGAAAAAPLLGGAATARADGGDADALFKAGKFEQAGRAYEEILKKDPTNLRAARQRGYVGLLGNKFPEAEKYLNMALELAPDDKETNQFLGDCYIRQNKFALAAPRWKAAGEEGYARWFAAIRGEANQIHGDIGRVPWKQTDPSPVVEASVNGGPPKRFTFYTGAPNLSLTASAAKEAGLSPVYKEKSEFEGLTIWVYYGVLDSFNLGGLELRNVPVGWSATETGEDVDTENDGMIGTWVFYHLLTTFDYAGRSLILRRPTAQAARKVRADAARAGAKPLPLWLSRDHDLSSTGSIAGSGLRVMGVNFGGISGEATAGMPGEVAEQLGVRTDYDRPFETAAHSHPTVTYPCYPKEIRLGDAVANDVYCEMDPNMPVNVPWPYGPGFDAIGHFSHCFFKPYNITVDFTNMNLYIARGKAA
- a CDS encoding DUF3885 domain-containing protein, which produces MTEDEVKSLTALWRTRWGGAPIGCALSARHPDRWVRFHSLPDSKRYAETEQEYETILDRHHRVLAELGADEGVYVIAGYFADAPVQASAGPRTHAGAVPWLTIDPDEHPYVEIPLTLRVGTAPLRRTALDPLLRCVADDELGHVIISPLDLRWLYHPYDGGADVIAPSVRERDGLKSRHADWLPTPPSRL
- a CDS encoding MerR family transcriptional regulator, which translates into the protein MKSIGEVAAQFGLPTHVLRYWEAEGLLAPARAGDRRRYGDADVHRVAAILISKEAGFGLADIRTMLDARSTSERHEVTVRHRERLLVRIARAQAALDMIEGECPHDDIMTCPRFQGLLADRLRSSDAPA
- a CDS encoding helix-turn-helix domain-containing protein, with product MELRFETRRSDSPWVDTVWTCTNEQVTTMTSVAGVRWGLVFWEQDGRAYAGITGPETRTGTVPVPEGATFTGIDFAVGTSLRAVPTAALVDGGIELPDTTHRTFRLDGERWEKPGPDDAEGLVERLVRTGIVVRDPLVTDVLRGHRPAVSGRTIERRFRAVTGLTRGGVRQIERARKAAELLAVGEPAADVVTKLDYFDESHLARALRSYVGRTAGQLREGAGGAIALDLDQRLTS
- a CDS encoding methyltransferase domain-containing protein, yielding MSKLLAVLDAFDDLPQARHLRERTYEGLGDTVVDVGCGSGRAVGELAARGARSIGVDLDPAMIEIAAGRRPASEFHVADATALPLADGSVTGYRADKVLHALAEPGQAVAEARRVLASHGRAVLIGQDWDTLVIDSDDPELTRSLVHARADALPHPRVARRYRNLLLDNGFTDVTVEVHTIVWTDAACLPVLAGIGGEGAWFDDQVARARDDRLFVAIPFFVASGRRTT
- a CDS encoding transcriptional regulator, with amino-acid sequence MSTDYIVAALTFVVVLVSMLVTHNVADHWVQPQAQSRDKGLHGVHMWKGRLACLRHVASYTACTALIVAVMWALFELRVSLFSFILGQLISAVTHFWADRRTTLRRLAEFVDRLQGLKDEAVGSFYQLGAPRAGKDDNPALGGGGHRRSWVVVAHRGSMRPSQAS